One window of the Vannielia litorea genome contains the following:
- the crcB gene encoding fluoride efflux transporter CrcB: MISTLAQVALGGALGASARYLTGVAAIRVMGPGFPWGTLTVNVAGSLLMGLFAALVGLRGGHALSPFVMTGLLGGFTTFSAFSLDAVTLFERGQMGTAALYVVASVTLSILALIAGLALGRGVFA; the protein is encoded by the coding sequence ATGATTTCAACGCTGGCACAAGTCGCCCTCGGTGGCGCCCTCGGGGCCTCGGCCCGCTACCTGACAGGGGTGGCGGCGATCCGCGTGATGGGGCCGGGCTTTCCTTGGGGCACGCTCACGGTCAACGTGGCCGGCTCGCTGCTGATGGGCCTCTTTGCTGCCCTCGTGGGCCTGCGCGGCGGTCACGCCCTCTCGCCCTTCGTGATGACCGGCCTGCTCGGTGGCTTCACCACCTTCTCCGCCTTCTCGCTCGATGCGGTCACCCTCTTCGAGCGTGGGCAGATGGGCACGGCGGCGCTCTACGTGGTGGCCTCGGTCACCCTCTCCATCCTCGCACTCATCGCAGGGCTGGCGCTGGGCCGGGGAGTCTTCGCATGA
- a CDS encoding roadblock/LC7 domain-containing protein produces the protein MSTDLSNLTNLDGFIGACLVDSESGMMLASEDGNGILDLETAGAANMEVVRAKNAAMQSLGLEDRIEDIMISLGSQIHLIRPLASNPDVFIYVALDRAKANLGMARLKVRETEGTLKV, from the coding sequence ATGAGCACTGACCTTTCCAACCTCACAAATCTCGACGGTTTCATCGGCGCCTGCCTAGTGGACAGCGAGTCCGGCATGATGCTGGCTTCCGAAGACGGCAACGGCATCCTCGATCTCGAAACCGCTGGCGCGGCCAACATGGAAGTCGTTCGCGCGAAGAACGCGGCGATGCAGTCGCTCGGTCTTGAGGACCGCATTGAAGACATCATGATCTCGCTGGGCAGCCAGATCCACCTGATCCGCCCGCTGGCGTCCAACCCCGATGTGTTCATCTATGTCGCGCTGGATCGCGCCAAGGCCAACCTCGGCATGGCGCGCCTGAAGGTGCGTGAGACCGAAGGCACGCTCAAGGTCTGA
- a CDS encoding replication-associated recombination protein A encodes MADLFDTAATEPAAGGNAPRPLADRLRPAKLADVIGQEHLLAPDAPLGAMLASGSLSSLVLWGPPGVGKTTIARLLAHETDLAFVQISAIFTGVPELRKVFEAAKLRRTNGQGTLLFVDEIHRFNKAQQDGFLPHMEDGTIVLVGATTENPSFELNAAILSRAQVLVLNRLDGKALEKLLLRAEKELGAALPLTGEARETLLGMADGDGRALLNLVEQVAGWKAEAKLDPKALAARLQRRAAQYDKSGDGHYNLISALHKSVRGSDPDAALYWFARMLEGGEDPRFLARRITRMAVEDIGLADPSAQTHCLHAWEVYERLGSPEGELALAQALTYIALAPKSNAVYVAYKAARAAAKKTGSEPPPKHILNAPTKLMSEQGYGDGYQYDHDAEDGFSGQNYFPDGMKRPVWYQPVERGFERELKKRVEWFAGLRAKRNKG; translated from the coding sequence CCGGCAAAGCTGGCCGATGTGATCGGGCAAGAGCACCTTCTGGCCCCCGATGCGCCTCTCGGGGCCATGCTCGCCTCCGGCAGTCTGTCGTCGCTCGTTCTCTGGGGTCCGCCCGGCGTCGGCAAAACCACCATCGCCCGTCTCTTGGCCCATGAGACCGATCTCGCATTCGTTCAGATCAGCGCGATCTTCACCGGCGTGCCCGAACTGCGGAAGGTCTTCGAGGCCGCCAAGCTGCGCCGCACCAACGGGCAGGGCACGCTGCTCTTCGTCGATGAGATCCACCGCTTCAACAAGGCCCAGCAGGATGGCTTCCTGCCGCATATGGAAGACGGCACCATCGTGCTCGTCGGCGCCACCACCGAGAACCCCAGCTTCGAGCTGAACGCCGCTATCCTGAGCCGCGCGCAGGTGCTGGTGCTCAACCGGCTTGACGGCAAGGCGCTCGAGAAGCTGCTGCTCCGGGCCGAAAAGGAACTTGGCGCCGCCCTGCCGCTCACCGGAGAGGCCCGCGAGACCCTGCTCGGCATGGCCGATGGCGATGGCCGTGCGCTTCTCAACCTCGTCGAGCAGGTCGCTGGCTGGAAGGCCGAGGCCAAGCTCGACCCAAAGGCCCTTGCCGCCCGCCTGCAGCGCCGCGCCGCACAATACGACAAGTCGGGCGACGGCCACTACAACCTCATCTCCGCCCTGCACAAATCTGTCAGAGGCTCCGACCCTGACGCCGCCCTCTACTGGTTCGCCCGGATGCTCGAAGGCGGCGAAGACCCGCGCTTTCTGGCCCGCCGGATCACCCGCATGGCGGTGGAGGATATCGGCCTCGCCGACCCTTCCGCGCAAACCCACTGCCTCCACGCCTGGGAGGTCTACGAGCGGCTCGGCAGCCCCGAGGGCGAGTTGGCCCTTGCGCAGGCGCTCACCTACATCGCGCTCGCGCCCAAGTCGAACGCGGTCTACGTTGCCTACAAGGCCGCGCGCGCGGCGGCCAAGAAGACAGGCTCCGAACCGCCGCCCAAACACATCCTCAACGCGCCCACCAAGCTGATGAGCGAGCAGGGCTATGGCGACGGCTACCAGTATGACCACGACGCCGAAGATGGCTTCTCAGGGCAAAACTACTTCCCCGACGGGATGAAGCGCCCGGTCTGGTATCAGCCGGTCGAGCGCGGCTTCGAGCGCGAGCTGAAAAAGCGGGTGGAGTGGTTCGCAGGCCTCAGGGCCAAGCGGAACAAGGGCTGA